TTAATTGCAAGCTCAAGCAGGTTAAGTCTACCCATGACCAACTATTCCAAATTCCGAGCATTATCGCCGACCGTCTACGCCGATGCCTTAGGCCGCAAGCAGTTTATGGATATTGGCATTAAAGAACTTTGGCCTCAAATACCGAGAATTGCAGGACCCGCCTACACCGTACGCTGTCCACCTGGAGACAACTTGATGCTCCATGCCGCGATATACCGTGCCCCAGCAGGGAGTGTCATCGTCGTCGAAGCCGGTAATGTAGACTATGCCGTTTCAGGCGGGAATGTCTGTGCTATTGCCCAAAGGAGGCAGATTGCTGGTTTTGTCGTTGATGGTGTGATCCGAGATATCGCTGAAGTTCGAGCAGCCCAATTCCCCGTTTTTGCAAGAGGGGTCAGTCCCATCCCTGGCATCAAACAAACCCTGGGAACCCTGGGCAAACCGATTTATTGTGGCGGGGTTCACGTTCACCCCCAAGATATTATCGTTGCGGACGAAGAGGGAATTGCCGTTATTCCAGCGGCTGACCAAGCCGCTGTCTATGAGATTGCCTACCAAAGAACCGTAAAAGACGCGTCTCTATCCCTCGAAGAATGGGAAGCGGCC
The genomic region above belongs to Acaryochloris sp. CCMEE 5410 and contains:
- a CDS encoding RraA family protein, with amino-acid sequence MTNYSKFRALSPTVYADALGRKQFMDIGIKELWPQIPRIAGPAYTVRCPPGDNLMLHAAIYRAPAGSVIVVEAGNVDYAVSGGNVCAIAQRRQIAGFVVDGVIRDIAEVRAAQFPVFARGVSPIPGIKQTLGTLGKPIYCGGVHVHPQDIIVADEEGIAVIPAADQAAVYEIAYQRTVKDASLSLEEWEAAHKAKIARILLEQGFTE